One Methanocaldococcus infernus ME DNA segment encodes these proteins:
- the mcrD gene encoding methyl-coenzyme M reductase operon protein D, translating into MIEVEIFPHRYLKASTTEKFLNKLYDLKTVERVVIHGQPLPKVVYYGPARGLPVNHSERKIIEVKGVPVELTVMAGRFIVTLSDDSELEKIEEICKEMFPFGYDIKVGKFLKEKPTVTDYLKYGEKGVQLINEIDRRLIGMIDPRSRLKDSLAVVEKESDDQECQ; encoded by the coding sequence ATGATAGAAGTTGAGATCTTCCCTCATAGATATCTTAAGGCCTCTACCACTGAAAAATTTTTAAATAAACTCTATGACTTAAAGACTGTTGAAAGAGTAGTTATCCATGGGCAACCTTTACCAAAAGTTGTATATTATGGCCCTGCAAGAGGCCTACCAGTGAATCATAGTGAAAGGAAGATAATTGAAGTTAAAGGAGTTCCAGTTGAGCTAACAGTGATGGCAGGTAGGTTTATTGTAACTCTCTCTGATGACTCTGAACTTGAAAAGATAGAGGAGATTTGTAAAGAGATGTTTCCCTTTGGTTATGATATTAAGGTTGGTAAGTTCTTGAAAGAAAAGCCAACTGTCACAGACTATTTAAAGTATGGAGAGAAGGGAGTTCAGTTAATTAATGAAATTGACAGAAGATTAATAGGAATGATTGATCCAAGAAGTAGGTTAAAGGATAGCTTAGCAGTTGTTGAAAAGGAAAGTGATGATCAAGAATGCCAGTAG
- a CDS encoding flippase-like domain-containing protein codes for MSNKHKVSKKTILLFFIGISIILVILYVIGIDKIINILLKANPLYILLALILQFLGLVILTLRCKYILKVANYNNISFKTLFLITLIGQFVNNTTPSMRGGGEPVRMYYLHKLYNISGGESAFIVIVERFIDTLIFLIMSFTVILLLMLSGVHISILLTAWLFFLIFIGLIAYLILNRKLLTRIAIKIVSFSCRILRRDIDECRVLEEIEKFYRSLDHFKDKKKDKNLIIAIILTIFWYLVDVIKFYLFFLSLNCFTSIISVAIIYFVTFLSGIFSLTPAGVGSADLVIILSSTLFNIPPSVSAGVTILDRIISFLIPTILGYFSYLYLKKLENPKSK; via the coding sequence ATGAGTAATAAACATAAGGTTAGTAAGAAAACTATTCTCCTATTTTTCATTGGAATCTCAATAATTTTAGTTATCTTGTATGTCATTGGAATAGATAAAATTATAAACATATTATTAAAAGCTAATCCTCTCTACATTCTCTTAGCCCTAATTTTACAATTCTTAGGGCTTGTAATTTTAACTCTAAGGTGTAAATATATCTTAAAAGTTGCTAACTACAATAATATCTCTTTTAAAACTCTCTTTCTTATAACCCTCATAGGACAATTTGTAAATAATACAACTCCTTCCATGAGAGGAGGGGGAGAGCCTGTAAGGATGTACTATTTACATAAGCTCTATAACATCTCTGGAGGAGAATCAGCTTTTATAGTGATAGTTGAGAGATTCATTGACACATTAATCTTTTTAATTATGTCCTTTACAGTTATCCTCTTACTTATGCTCTCTGGTGTTCACATTAGCATTCTTCTTACTGCTTGGCTCTTCTTTTTAATTTTTATAGGATTGATAGCTTACTTGATTTTAAATAGGAAGTTACTAACAAGAATAGCTATAAAGATTGTTTCCTTTTCCTGTAGGATTTTAAGGAGAGATATAGATGAGTGCAGAGTTTTAGAAGAGATTGAGAAATTTTATAGATCCCTTGACCACTTCAAAGACAAGAAGAAGGATAAGAACTTAATTATAGCTATAATTTTAACAATTTTTTGGTACTTGGTTGATGTTATAAAATTTTATTTATTCTTCTTGTCCTTAAATTGCTTCACCTCTATAATCTCAGTAGCCATTATCTACTTTGTAACCTTCTTAAGTGGAATCTTTTCCCTAACTCCTGCAGGGGTTGGTAGTGCTGATCTTGTTATAATCCTCTCTTCAACTCTCTTTAACATTCCTCCATCAGTATCTGCTGGAGTAACCATCTTAGATAGAATCATCTCCTTTTTAATCCCAACCATATTAGGCTACTTCTCCTACCTCTACTTAAAAAAGCTTGAGAACCCCAAATCAAAATAA
- the mcrC gene encoding methyl-coenzyme M reductase I operon protein C, which produces MPVGRFEQIIDCRAVMGLAEGGGLAQRGTLAEALKNDVVVVAMSPGRRHITKPVCEITYGIREVGIQTSVLVLNAGSGIPADSPRGSLGSTFGIKPEEAKQINRHKLCIVHFGNVISHIVYKAALFLKYVEIPTIIVCQAPVDMEDLAKYGVKTRDILPLNPKTKGTVVDIVTGVIRGESCPQSKIDEIINKIKYHLSKLS; this is translated from the coding sequence ATGCCAGTAGGAAGATTTGAGCAAATTATTGACTGTAGGGCTGTAATGGGTTTAGCTGAAGGTGGAGGTTTAGCTCAGAGAGGAACCTTAGCAGAGGCTTTAAAAAATGATGTTGTTGTTGTAGCAATGTCTCCTGGAAGGAGGCATATAACTAAACCAGTTTGTGAAATAACTTATGGAATTAGGGAAGTTGGAATACAGACAAGTGTCCTTGTGCTTAACGCTGGCTCTGGAATTCCAGCAGATTCTCCAAGGGGTTCTTTAGGATCAACCTTTGGAATAAAGCCAGAGGAGGCTAAGCAGATAAATAGGCATAAGCTTTGCATAGTGCACTTTGGTAATGTCATTAGCCATATAGTTTATAAAGCAGCCCTCTTCCTTAAGTATGTTGAAATTCCTACAATAATAGTTTGCCAAGCTCCTGTAGATATGGAGGATCTTGCTAAGTATGGGGTTAAGACAAGAGATATACTTCCTCTAAACCCTAAAACTAAGGGTACAGTTGTTGATATAGTCACTGGAGTAATTAGAGGAGAATCCTGTCCTCAGTCAAAGATTGATGAGATCATAAATAAAATAAAGTACCACTTAAGTAAATTAAGTTGA
- a CDS encoding MJ0144 family RNA dihydrouridine synthase-like protein, whose protein sequence is MGCKVVLAPMAGITDGDFCKKYRGLFYIYTIGGYNLDKATYLASKRIEGRGRKEFSIPLKDFDSYIVNEINKIDFGLVSVNVRFLNIDEALPRLKIISEHADIIELNCHCRQREITELGIGQELLRNVKLLSSFLEKLYSLDKPLFLKIRLNYIETEELIKNLSLVREYFDGLHVDCFYPGKDYPDIEGLKRIRESFEDKTIIGNNSITSLERAKEMLKYSNLISVARAVLKNKIDWIYKL, encoded by the coding sequence GTGGGTTGTAAAGTTGTCTTAGCCCCAATGGCTGGCATTACAGATGGAGACTTTTGTAAGAAGTATAGAGGATTATTTTATATATATACAATTGGAGGCTACAACTTAGATAAGGCTACATACTTAGCAAGTAAGAGAATAGAGGGGAGAGGAAGAAAAGAGTTCTCAATCCCTTTAAAAGATTTTGATAGCTATATAGTTAATGAAATCAATAAAATAGACTTTGGCTTAGTTTCAGTTAATGTTAGGTTTTTAAACATAGACGAAGCTCTTCCAAGGCTTAAGATTATTTCTGAGCATGCTGATATAATAGAATTAAATTGTCACTGCAGGCAGAGAGAAATTACTGAGTTAGGGATAGGGCAAGAACTCTTAAGGAATGTTAAGCTATTAAGCTCTTTCTTAGAGAAACTTTATTCTTTAGACAAGCCACTTTTTTTAAAGATTAGGCTAAATTACATAGAAACAGAGGAGTTAATTAAAAATTTGTCCTTAGTAAGAGAGTATTTTGATGGCTTACATGTTGACTGCTTCTACCCTGGAAAGGATTATCCTGACATAGAAGGGTTAAAAAGAATAAGAGAGAGTTTTGAAGATAAAACAATTATTGGGAATAATTCAATAACTTCCTTAGAGAGAGCTAAGGAGATGCTAAAATATTCTAACCTAATTTCAGTGGCAAGAGCTGTACTTAAAAATAAGATAGATTGGATCTATAAGCTATAA
- the aksF gene encoding homoisocitrate dehydrogenase, whose amino-acid sequence MKRKVLVIEGDGIGKEVIPEAVKLLTLLGDFEILKGDAGLECYRRCKEFLPRETLEKAEESDIILFGAVTSPKGVKDYKSPILTLRKTFNLYANVRPINNFGLLRLEGYLGKNKFLDVKNVDLVIIRENTEDLYVGFERELYDIAIADRVVSKKASERIVRFAFEYAKENKRKRVSCIHKANVLKVTDGLFLKTFYEVAKNYKIEADDYLVDSASYLLIKEPERFDVIVTTNMFGDILSDEASLLLGSLGLAPSANIGERKALFEPVHGSAPDIAGKGIANPMAAILCVAMIFDYIGEKEKGNLIREAIKHCIEEGKVTKDLGGSLKTHEVAEEIIKYVTNYE is encoded by the coding sequence TTGAAAAGGAAAGTGTTAGTTATTGAAGGAGATGGGATAGGAAAAGAGGTTATCCCAGAGGCTGTTAAACTCTTAACCTTATTAGGAGACTTTGAGATACTTAAAGGAGATGCTGGCTTAGAGTGCTATAGAAGATGTAAAGAGTTCCTTCCAAGGGAAACATTGGAGAAGGCTGAAGAATCTGACATTATCTTATTTGGAGCTGTAACCTCTCCAAAGGGGGTAAAGGATTATAAGAGCCCAATATTAACATTGAGGAAAACTTTTAATTTATATGCCAATGTTAGGCCAATAAATAACTTTGGACTTTTAAGGTTAGAAGGCTACTTAGGAAAAAATAAATTTTTAGATGTTAAAAATGTAGACTTAGTCATTATAAGGGAGAATACTGAAGATCTCTATGTAGGATTTGAGAGAGAGCTTTATGACATAGCTATAGCTGATAGAGTTGTCTCAAAAAAAGCCTCTGAGAGAATTGTAAGGTTTGCCTTTGAATATGCCAAGGAAAATAAGAGAAAAAGGGTTTCTTGTATACACAAGGCTAATGTCTTAAAGGTTACTGATGGGCTTTTTTTAAAAACCTTCTATGAGGTTGCTAAAAATTATAAGATAGAGGCAGATGACTACTTGGTTGATTCAGCCTCTTACTTACTAATAAAAGAGCCTGAAAGGTTTGATGTTATTGTAACCACTAACATGTTTGGAGACATCTTATCAGATGAAGCTTCTCTACTACTTGGCTCCCTTGGTTTAGCTCCTTCAGCTAACATAGGAGAGAGAAAGGCTTTATTTGAGCCTGTCCATGGCTCAGCTCCAGACATAGCTGGGAAGGGAATAGCTAACCCAATGGCTGCTATACTCTGTGTAGCTATGATCTTTGACTACATAGGAGAGAAAGAAAAAGGAAACCTTATTAGAGAGGCTATAAAACACTGTATAGAAGAAGGGAAGGTTACTAAAGACCTTGGAGGCTCTTTAAAAACTCATGAAGTTGCTGAAGAGATTATAAAATATGTGACCAACTATGAGTAA
- the mcrB gene encoding coenzyme-B sulfoethylthiotransferase subunit beta, which yields MMKYKDTIDLYDEKGKLVEENVPLEAISPLYNPTIQKLVKDVKRTVAVNLAGIENALRTGQVGGKGCKILGRELDLPIVENAETIAEYVEKTLRVSEDDDTSIKLINDGKQMAVQVPSKRLDIAAEYTISTLVTAQALKEAIIRTFDVDLFDAPMIHAAILGGYPHDVTMKGANISALLGNPLTLECPGYALRNIMVNHFVACTKKNTMNAVAFTAIMEQTAMFEMGDAIGAFERLHLLGLAYQGLNANNLVIDLVKENGKNGTVGTVIASLLDRALEDGVIKEDKTLSSGFKLYRPVDIAKWNAYAAAGLVAAVIVNVGAARAAQGVASTILYYNDILEYETGLPGVDFGRTEGTAVGFSFFSHSIYGGGGPGIFNGNHIVTRHSKGFAIPPVAAAMCLDAGTQMFSPERTSALIGTVFGAIDEFREPLKYVIKGALEVKDKI from the coding sequence TTGATGAAGTATAAGGATACAATTGATTTGTATGATGAAAAGGGAAAGTTAGTTGAGGAAAATGTACCTTTAGAAGCTATAAGCCCTTTATACAACCCAACAATTCAAAAGTTAGTTAAGGATGTTAAGAGAACTGTTGCAGTTAACTTAGCAGGAATTGAAAATGCTTTAAGAACTGGACAGGTTGGAGGTAAGGGCTGTAAGATATTAGGAAGAGAGTTAGACTTACCAATTGTTGAAAATGCTGAAACCATAGCTGAGTATGTAGAAAAAACCTTAAGAGTTTCTGAGGATGATGACACCTCCATCAAGTTAATTAATGATGGTAAACAAATGGCTGTTCAGGTTCCATCAAAGAGGTTAGATATAGCTGCAGAATATACAATTTCAACCTTAGTTACAGCTCAGGCTTTAAAAGAGGCTATTATAAGAACCTTTGATGTTGATCTCTTTGATGCTCCTATGATCCATGCAGCTATTTTAGGAGGATATCCTCATGATGTTACAATGAAAGGAGCTAACATTTCAGCTCTCTTAGGGAATCCATTAACCTTAGAGTGTCCAGGATATGCTTTAAGAAATATTATGGTTAACCACTTTGTTGCCTGTACTAAGAAGAATACTATGAACGCTGTAGCTTTCACCGCTATAATGGAGCAAACTGCAATGTTTGAAATGGGAGATGCTATAGGAGCATTTGAAAGACTACACTTATTAGGTTTAGCTTACCAAGGATTAAATGCAAATAACTTAGTTATAGACTTAGTTAAAGAAAATGGTAAGAATGGAACTGTTGGGACAGTTATAGCTTCATTATTAGACAGAGCTTTAGAAGATGGAGTTATAAAGGAGGATAAAACATTATCCTCAGGATTTAAGTTATATAGACCAGTTGATATAGCCAAGTGGAACGCTTATGCTGCAGCTGGTTTAGTAGCAGCTGTTATTGTTAACGTTGGAGCTGCAAGAGCTGCTCAGGGTGTAGCTTCAACCATCTTATACTACAATGACATCTTAGAGTATGAAACTGGACTTCCAGGAGTAGACTTTGGAAGAACTGAGGGTACAGCTGTTGGTTTCAGTTTCTTCTCCCACTCCATCTATGGTGGAGGAGGTCCTGGAATATTCAATGGAAACCACATAGTTACAAGACACTCCAAAGGATTTGCTATCCCACCAGTTGCTGCAGCAATGTGTTTAGATGCAGGAACTCAGATGTTCTCACCAGAGAGAACCTCAGCTTTAATTGGAACTGTCTTTGGAGCAATTGATGAATTTAGAGAACCATTAAAATATGTTATAAAGGGAGCTTTAGAAGTTAAAGACAAAATTTAA
- the mcrG gene encoding coenzyme-B sulfoethylthiotransferase subunit gamma yields MAYKPQFYPGSTKIAENRRKHMNPEIQLEKLRDIPDDDVVKIMGHRQPGEDYKTVHPPLEEMDLPEDYVRDLVEPINGAKEGHRIRYIQFADSMYFAPAQPYDRARTYMWRFRGVDTGTLSGRQVIEMRESDLEAISKNFLLDTAFYDPARCGIRGATVHGHSLRLDENGLMFDALQRYVYDEKTGHVVYVKDQVGRPLDEPVDVGEPLPEEKLKEITTIYRKDGVPLRDDEELLIVIKRIHRARTLGGFMPQDDIIEKFL; encoded by the coding sequence ATGGCATACAAGCCACAGTTTTATCCAGGAAGTACAAAGATAGCTGAGAACAGAAGAAAGCACATGAATCCAGAGATTCAGTTGGAGAAGTTGAGAGATATCCCAGATGATGATGTTGTTAAAATAATGGGACACAGACAGCCAGGAGAGGATTATAAGACTGTTCACCCACCATTGGAAGAGATGGACTTACCAGAGGATTATGTTAGAGACTTAGTAGAGCCAATAAATGGAGCTAAGGAAGGACATAGAATAAGATATATACAGTTTGCTGATTCCATGTACTTTGCTCCAGCTCAGCCTTATGATAGAGCAAGAACCTACATGTGGAGATTCAGAGGAGTAGATACTGGTACATTGTCAGGAAGGCAAGTTATTGAAATGAGAGAGAGTGATTTAGAAGCTATATCTAAGAATTTCTTATTAGATACAGCTTTCTATGACCCAGCAAGATGTGGAATTAGAGGAGCTACAGTTCATGGACATTCTCTAAGGTTGGATGAAAATGGTTTAATGTTTGATGCTTTACAGAGATATGTTTATGATGAGAAAACTGGACATGTTGTTTATGTAAAAGATCAAGTTGGAAGACCATTAGATGAGCCTGTTGATGTTGGAGAGCCATTACCAGAGGAGAAGTTAAAGGAGATAACTACTATATATAGAAAAGATGGAGTTCCATTAAGAGATGATGAAGAACTCTTAATAGTTATCAAGAGAATTCACAGAGCAAGAACCTTAGGAGGGTTCATGCCACAGGATGACATCATTGAGAAGTTCTTATAA
- a CDS encoding acetolactate synthase large subunit has translation MKGAEAIIKALEAEGVKIIFGYPGGAILPFYDALYDSDLIHILTRHEQAAAHAADGFARASGEAGVCVSTSGPGATNLVTGIATAYADSSPVIALTGQVPTKLIGNDAFQEIDALGLFMPITKHNFQLKKPEEIPETFRAAFEIATTGRPGPVHIDIPKDVQTGEIDLEKYPIPAKVDLPGYKPKTVGHPLQIKKAIRLLSEAEKPVIIAGGGVIISGAHEELYRIVELLKIPVATTLMGKGAFPEDHPLSLGMLGMHGTKAANYAVTEADLILAIGCRFSDRVVGNPEEFAPNAKIIHIDIDPAEIGKNIRVDVPIVGDAKNVLRSMLMGLSKENIKVKESWLERIRYLKESSIPMMDFNDKPIKPQRFVKELMSLLEGKKFIITTDVGQNQMWIAHYFKFKCPRSLISSGGLGTMGFGFPAAIGAKVAKPGNKVICITGDGGFLMNSQELATVAEYNIPVVICVFDNRTLGMVYQWQNLYYNKKQSEVHLGESPDFVRLAESYGVKADRVSSPDEIREKLEEAIKSDEPYLLDIVIDPAEALPMVPPGDKLTNIVKPERVEPRVKSIKFKDIERVRIEKESVSY, from the coding sequence TTGAAAGGTGCAGAAGCAATAATAAAGGCATTAGAGGCAGAAGGTGTTAAAATCATCTTTGGTTATCCTGGTGGAGCAATTTTACCATTTTATGATGCTCTCTATGATAGTGATTTAATTCATATACTAACAAGGCATGAGCAGGCTGCAGCCCATGCAGCTGATGGATTTGCCAGAGCCTCTGGAGAGGCTGGAGTTTGTGTCTCAACCTCTGGGCCAGGGGCTACTAACTTAGTGACTGGAATAGCTACAGCTTATGCTGACTCTTCCCCAGTCATTGCTTTAACTGGACAGGTGCCAACAAAGTTAATAGGGAATGATGCCTTTCAAGAGATTGATGCCCTTGGCTTATTCATGCCTATAACTAAGCATAACTTTCAGCTGAAAAAGCCTGAGGAAATTCCAGAAACCTTTAGAGCAGCTTTTGAGATAGCTACAACAGGAAGGCCTGGGCCAGTACATATAGATATTCCTAAGGATGTTCAGACAGGAGAGATAGATTTAGAGAAGTATCCAATTCCAGCTAAGGTAGATCTTCCTGGATACAAGCCTAAGACTGTTGGTCATCCTTTACAGATTAAGAAAGCCATTAGATTACTATCTGAAGCTGAGAAACCTGTAATTATTGCTGGTGGAGGGGTTATAATAAGTGGAGCCCATGAAGAACTTTACAGAATAGTAGAGCTTTTAAAGATTCCTGTGGCCACTACTCTAATGGGTAAGGGAGCATTTCCAGAGGATCATCCTCTTTCCCTTGGAATGTTAGGGATGCATGGAACTAAAGCAGCTAACTATGCTGTAACTGAAGCTGATCTCATCTTAGCTATTGGCTGTAGATTCTCTGATAGAGTGGTAGGAAATCCTGAAGAGTTTGCTCCAAATGCTAAGATTATACACATTGATATAGATCCAGCTGAGATTGGGAAGAATATTAGAGTAGATGTTCCAATAGTTGGAGATGCTAAGAATGTTTTAAGATCAATGCTGATGGGTTTATCCAAGGAGAATATAAAGGTTAAAGAGAGTTGGTTAGAGAGAATAAGATATTTAAAAGAAAGCTCAATTCCAATGATGGACTTTAATGATAAGCCAATAAAACCTCAGAGGTTTGTTAAAGAGCTTATGTCTCTCTTAGAAGGGAAAAAGTTTATAATAACTACAGATGTAGGACAGAATCAGATGTGGATAGCCCACTACTTTAAATTTAAGTGTCCAAGGTCTCTAATCTCTTCAGGTGGATTGGGAACTATGGGTTTTGGTTTTCCAGCAGCTATAGGGGCAAAGGTGGCTAAGCCAGGAAATAAGGTTATATGTATTACTGGAGATGGAGGCTTCTTAATGAACTCTCAGGAGTTGGCTACAGTAGCTGAATACAATATTCCAGTGGTTATTTGTGTCTTTGACAACAGAACCTTAGGAATGGTTTATCAGTGGCAAAACCTTTATTACAACAAAAAGCAGAGTGAAGTGCACTTAGGAGAGAGTCCTGACTTTGTCAGATTGGCTGAAAGCTATGGAGTTAAAGCTGATAGGGTAAGCTCTCCAGATGAGATTAGGGAGAAGTTAGAAGAGGCTATAAAAAGTGATGAACCTTATCTTTTAGATATTGTTATAGATCCTGCTGAAGCTCTTCCTATGGTTCCTCCTGGAGATAAGCTAACAAATATAGTTAAGCCTGAAAGGGTTGAGCCAAGAGTTAAGAGTATTAAATTCAAGGATATAGAGAGGGTTAGAATTGAAAAGGAAAGTGTTAGTTATTGA
- the mcrA gene encoding coenzyme-B sulfoethylthiotransferase subunit alpha, which yields MEAEKRLFLKALKEKFEEDPREKYTKFYIFGGWRQSARKREFVEAAQKLIEKRGGIPFYNPDIGVPLGQRKLMPYKVSNTDAIVEGDDLHFMNNAAIQQMWDDIRRTVIVGMDTAHAVLEKRLGVEATPETINEYMEVINHALPGGAVVQEHMVEVHPALVWDCYAKIFTGDDELADEIDKRFLIDINKLFPEEQAEQIKKAIGKRTYQVSRVPTLVGRVCDGGTIARWSAMQIGMSFITAYKLCAGEAAIADFSYAAKHADVIQMATFLPARRARGPNEPGGMYFGVLADVVQTTRVSDDPVEQSLEVVAAGAALFDQIWLGSYMSGGVGFTQYATASYTDDILDDFSYYGYDYINKKYGGCNSVKPTMDVVEDIATEVTLYALEQYDTYPALLEDHFGGSQRAAVTAAASGISVALATGNSNAGLNGWYLSQILHKEYHSRLGFYGYDLQDQCGAANSLSFRNDEGSPLELRGPNYPNYAMNVGHQGEYAGITQAAHSGRGDAFALNPLIKVAFADPSLIFDFRYPRKEFARGALREFEPAGERDPIIPAH from the coding sequence ATGGAAGCTGAGAAAAGATTATTCTTAAAGGCATTAAAGGAGAAGTTTGAAGAGGATCCAAGAGAGAAGTATACAAAGTTCTACATCTTTGGAGGATGGAGACAGTCTGCAAGAAAGAGAGAGTTCGTTGAAGCTGCTCAGAAGTTAATAGAGAAGAGAGGAGGAATTCCATTCTACAACCCAGATATTGGGGTTCCATTAGGACAGAGAAAATTAATGCCTTATAAAGTTTCTAACACAGATGCTATTGTTGAAGGAGACGACTTACACTTCATGAACAACGCAGCTATTCAGCAAATGTGGGATGATATAAGAAGAACTGTCATCGTTGGAATGGATACAGCTCATGCTGTCTTAGAGAAGAGATTAGGGGTAGAGGCTACTCCAGAAACTATAAACGAGTATATGGAAGTTATCAACCACGCTCTCCCAGGAGGGGCAGTTGTTCAGGAACACATGGTTGAAGTTCACCCAGCATTAGTTTGGGACTGTTATGCTAAGATATTTACAGGAGATGATGAGTTAGCTGATGAGATAGATAAGAGATTCTTAATTGACATTAACAAGTTGTTCCCAGAAGAGCAGGCTGAGCAAATAAAGAAGGCTATAGGTAAGAGAACCTACCAAGTTTCAAGAGTTCCTACATTAGTTGGAAGAGTCTGTGATGGAGGTACAATAGCAAGATGGAGTGCAATGCAGATAGGAATGTCATTCATTACAGCTTATAAGTTATGTGCTGGAGAAGCTGCTATAGCTGATTTCTCCTACGCAGCTAAGCACGCTGACGTTATTCAGATGGCAACTTTCTTACCAGCAAGAAGAGCAAGAGGACCAAATGAACCAGGAGGAATGTACTTTGGAGTCTTAGCTGACGTTGTTCAAACAACAAGAGTTTCAGATGATCCTGTAGAACAATCCTTAGAGGTTGTCGCTGCAGGAGCTGCTTTATTTGACCAAATATGGTTAGGAAGTTACATGTCTGGAGGGGTTGGATTCACTCAGTACGCTACAGCTTCCTATACTGATGACATCTTAGACGATTTCAGCTACTATGGTTATGACTACATAAACAAGAAATATGGAGGATGCAACTCTGTTAAGCCAACAATGGACGTTGTTGAAGACATAGCTACAGAAGTTACACTATACGCTTTAGAACAGTATGACACCTACCCAGCATTATTAGAAGACCACTTCGGAGGATCACAAAGAGCAGCTGTTACAGCTGCAGCTTCTGGAATTAGCGTAGCTTTAGCTACAGGAAACAGTAATGCTGGATTAAACGGATGGTACTTAAGTCAAATATTACATAAAGAATACCACAGCAGGTTAGGATTCTACGGTTACGACTTACAAGACCAGTGTGGAGCTGCTAACTCATTATCCTTCAGAAACGATGAAGGATCACCATTAGAGTTAAGAGGGCCAAACTATCCAAACTATGCAATGAACGTCGGACACCAAGGAGAATATGCTGGAATTACACAAGCTGCCCACTCTGGAAGAGGAGACGCATTTGCATTAAACCCATTAATTAAGGTAGCATTTGCTGACCCATCCTTAATATTTGACTTCAGATACCCAAGAAAAGAGTTTGCAAGAGGTGCACTTAGAGAGTTTGAACCAGCAGGAGAAAGAGATCCAATTATCCCTGCTCACTAA
- the trpD gene encoding anthranilate phosphoribosyltransferase, which yields MMLSKLVEFKDLTYEEAEKLMRDVMSGNISEIRLAAILTALRMKGESVEEITAFAKVMREYATKIYPNVEKLLDTCGTGGDKLNTFNISTATAFVTSVYVPVAKHGNRAVSSKSGSADVLEELGVNLEVPPERVKESIEKINIGFLFAPLYHKAMKYAMPVRRELGIRTVFNILGPLTNPANANYQLLGVFKEELTEKLAKVLKNLGVRGALVVHGNGMDEITTIGKTKISEYKDGRFRTYYIEPEDYGIKRANLEDIRGGDAKENAKIIRDILEGEEVGAKRDIVVLNSAFSLYITEEAKNVEEGIKKANKAIDSGKALEQLEKLIEFYSL from the coding sequence ATGATGTTAAGTAAGTTGGTTGAATTTAAAGACTTAACCTATGAGGAAGCTGAGAAGTTAATGAGAGATGTGATGAGTGGGAATATAAGTGAGATAAGGTTAGCAGCTATTTTAACTGCCTTAAGGATGAAGGGAGAGAGTGTTGAGGAGATAACAGCCTTTGCCAAGGTTATGAGAGAGTATGCAACAAAGATATATCCAAATGTTGAGAAACTTTTAGATACTTGTGGAACTGGAGGAGATAAGTTAAATACTTTTAACATAAGTACAGCAACAGCCTTTGTAACCTCTGTTTATGTTCCAGTGGCTAAGCATGGGAATAGGGCAGTGAGTAGTAAAAGTGGTAGTGCTGATGTTCTTGAAGAGCTTGGAGTTAATTTAGAGGTTCCACCAGAGAGAGTTAAGGAATCAATAGAGAAGATAAATATAGGCTTTTTGTTTGCCCCTCTCTACCATAAGGCTATGAAGTATGCCATGCCTGTTAGGAGAGAGTTGGGAATAAGGACAGTATTTAATATCCTTGGCCCATTAACAAATCCAGCCAATGCTAACTATCAACTCTTAGGAGTTTTTAAGGAAGAGCTAACTGAAAAGTTGGCTAAGGTTTTAAAAAACCTTGGAGTGAGAGGAGCCTTAGTTGTCCATGGCAATGGGATGGATGAAATAACAACCATTGGGAAAACAAAAATTTCAGAGTATAAGGATGGAAGGTTTAGAACTTACTATATTGAGCCAGAGGATTATGGAATTAAGAGGGCTAATTTAGAGGATATAAGAGGAGGAGATGCTAAGGAAAATGCTAAAATTATTAGAGATATCTTAGAAGGAGAAGAGGTTGGAGCTAAGAGGGATATAGTTGTTTTAAACTCTGCTTTCTCACTGTATATAACTGAAGAGGCTAAAAATGTTGAAGAGGGGATAAAGAAAGCTAATAAAGCTATAGACTCAGGAAAAGCTTTAGAGCAGTTGGAGAAGTTGATAGAGTTTTATAGCTTATAG